In Hippopotamus amphibius kiboko isolate mHipAmp2 unplaced genomic scaffold, mHipAmp2.hap2 H_1, whole genome shotgun sequence, a genomic segment contains:
- the ZNF470 gene encoding zinc finger protein 470 isoform X4 yields MTKELPLNQDIYEEKLSQAMIMERLTSYDIEWPTSGENWKCEDLLERELVSQKTHFRRETVAHVDTISEKGGHSDKCGTVFHLTTLSYIKQLFPIEERIYNFDTDKKSLKTHAFVKKHKQVYREKKLLKCNDCEKTFSKISTLTLHQRIHTGEKPYECVECGKAFSQSAHLAQHQRIHTGEKPFECAECGKAFSQNAHLIQHQRVHTGEKPYQCKQCNKAFSQLAHLSQHQRVHTGEKPYECIECGKAFSDCSSLAHHRRIHTGKRPYECLDCGKAFRQNASLKRHQRYCHTGEKPFDCIDCGKAFTDHIGLIQHKRIHTGERPYRCNVCGKAFSHGSSLTVHQRIHTGEKPYECNICEKAFSHRGSLTLHQRVHTGEKPYECKECRKAFRQSTHLAHHQRIHTGEKPYECKECSKTFSQNAHLIQHQKIHTGEKPYECKECPKAFSQIAHLIQHQRVHTGEKPYECTECGKAFSDGSYLVQHQRLHTGKRPYACLECGKAFRQRASLICHQRCHTGEKPYDCNVCGKAFSHRKSLTLHQRIHTGEKPYECKECSKAFSQIAHLTLHRRIHTGERPYECKECGKAFRQSVHLAHHQRIHTGEASSVIPSPSPAYRNVL; encoded by the coding sequence ATGACAAAGGAATTACCTCTGAACCAGGACATCTATGAGGAAAAATTATCCCAGGCAATGATAATGGAAAGACTTACAAGCTATGACATAGAGTGGCCCACATCAGGGGAAAACTGGAAATGTGAAGACCTGCTTGAGAGGGAGCTGGTAAGTCAGAAGACACACTTTAGGCGAGAGACAGTCGCTCACGTAGACACCATTAGTGAGAAAGGAGGCCACTCTGACAAATGCGGGACAGTTTTTCATCTGACTACATTATCTTATATAAAACAGTTATTTCCTATTGAAGAGAGAATATATAATTTTGACACAGATAAGAAAAGCTTAAAAACACATGCCTTTGTGAAAAAACACAAGCAAGtctacagagaaaagaaacttttGAAATGTAACGACTGTGAGAAAACTTTCAGCAAAATCTCAACACTTACTcttcatcagagaattcacactggagagaaaccctatgaatgtgtcgagtgtgggaaggccttcagccAGAGTGCACACCTCGCTCAACATCAGAGAATCCACACAGGAGAAAAGCCCTTCGAATGTgctgaatgtgggaaagccttcagccaGAATGCTCATCTCATTCAGCATCAGAgagttcatactggagagaaaccttatcaATGTAAGCAGTGTAACAAAGCCTTCAGCCAGCTTGCACACCTCTCTCAGCACCAGAGAGTTCATACTGGCGAGAAACCCTACGAATGTATCGAATGCGGGAAAGCTTTTAGTGATTGTTCGTCCCTAGCTCATCATCGAAGGATTCACACTGGAAAAAGACCCTATGAATGTCTTGACTGTGGGAAAGCTTTCAGGCAAAACGCTTCTCTTAAACGTCATCAGAGGTACtgtcacactggagagaagccttttgATTGTATTGACTGTGGGAAGGCTTTCACTGATCACATAGGACTTATTCAGCAcaagagaattcatactggagagagaCCTTACAGGTGTAATGTGTGTGGGAAGGCTTTTAGCCATGGCTCATCCCTGACTGtccatcagagaattcatacaggAGAGAAGCCCTATGAATGTAACATCTGTGAGAAAGCCTTTAGCCATCGGGGCTCGCTAACTCTTCACCAGAgagttcatactggagagaaaccctacgAATGTAAGGAATGCAGGAAGGCTTTTCGGCAGAGCACACACCTGGCCcatcatcagagaattcatactggggagaaaccttatgaatgtaaggAGTGCAGCAAAACCTTCAGCCAGAATGCACACCTTATACAACATCAGAAAatacacactggagagaaaccgtaCGAATGTAAGGAATGCCCTAAGGCCTTCAGTCAGATTGCACATCTTATTCAACACCAGAGAGTCCATACAGGCGAGAAGCCTTATGAATGTActgaatgtgggaaggcctttagtGATGGCTCCTATCTCGTTCAACATCAGAGGCTCCACACTGGCAAAAGACCATATGCCTGTCTTGAATGTGGGAAGGCATTCAGACAGAGGGCATCCCTGATCTGTCACCAAAGGTGTCACACAGGTGAGAAACCTTATGACTGTAACGtctgtgggaaagcctttagccATCGTAAATCCCTCACTCtgcatcagagaattcacacaggagagaaaccttatgagtGCAAGGAATGCAGCAAAGCCTTCAGCCAGATTGCCCACCTGACGCTGCACaggagaattcatactggagaaaggccctatgaatgtaaagaatgtggaaaagccttcaggCAGAGTGTACACCTTGCTCACCATCAGCGAATCCATACTGGAGAGGCCTCCTCAGTCATTCCCTCCCCTTCACCTGCGTACCGCAATGTCCTCTAG